A stretch of Mesorhizobium sp. M2A.F.Ca.ET.046.03.2.1 DNA encodes these proteins:
- a CDS encoding nucleotide sugar dehydrogenase: MDASRSIYDHLLNRISTRAAQVGVIGLGYVGLPLAVAVARAGFPVSGFDIEAHKVESLNNGQSYIEAVTSTALAGQVASGRFRATADFAELAVCEVIIICVPTPLTKNREPDLSFVRNTAGTIAKHLRPGQLVVLESTTYPGTTDDVIKPILEETGLRSKIDFFLGFSPEREDPGNRSFEVATIPKVVAGDGIEAATLVQAFYHGVVKTVVPVSTTATAEAVKLTENIFRSVNIALVNELKVVLGAMGIDIWEVIEAAKSKPFGYMPFYPGPGLGGHCVPIDPFYLTWKAREYELPTRFIELAAEINTAMPRHVVDELAKALDQRCGKALSRSRILIVGLAYKKNVPDIRESPSLRLIELIEDWGGKAEFHDPHVIEIPTTREHMAIKGRRSVELTEAALKDFDAVVVATDHDAIDYHTIADHAPLIVDTRNVFGRLGLDRETVVKA, from the coding sequence TTGGACGCCTCACGATCGATATATGACCATCTTCTAAACCGGATTTCGACGCGCGCCGCGCAAGTCGGCGTGATCGGACTGGGCTATGTCGGATTGCCGCTGGCGGTTGCGGTAGCACGCGCGGGCTTCCCGGTTTCGGGCTTCGACATCGAAGCCCACAAGGTCGAGAGCCTCAACAACGGCCAATCCTACATCGAGGCGGTGACGTCGACAGCCCTTGCCGGCCAGGTGGCGAGCGGACGGTTCCGCGCCACTGCGGATTTTGCGGAACTGGCCGTCTGCGAGGTCATCATCATCTGTGTTCCGACACCGCTGACGAAAAACCGTGAGCCGGATCTCTCCTTTGTCAGGAACACAGCAGGCACCATCGCCAAGCATCTGCGTCCAGGCCAGCTCGTCGTGCTGGAATCGACCACCTATCCCGGCACCACCGACGACGTGATCAAGCCCATATTGGAAGAAACCGGCTTGCGGTCGAAGATAGACTTCTTCCTCGGCTTCTCGCCCGAACGCGAGGATCCCGGCAACCGCAGCTTTGAAGTCGCGACGATTCCTAAGGTCGTGGCAGGCGACGGCATTGAAGCGGCGACGCTCGTGCAGGCCTTCTACCATGGCGTGGTCAAGACCGTCGTTCCGGTTTCGACCACCGCGACCGCCGAAGCGGTCAAGCTGACGGAAAACATCTTCCGCTCGGTCAACATAGCTCTCGTCAACGAGTTGAAGGTCGTGCTCGGTGCGATGGGCATCGACATCTGGGAGGTGATCGAGGCGGCAAAGAGCAAGCCCTTCGGCTACATGCCGTTCTATCCTGGCCCCGGCCTTGGCGGGCACTGCGTTCCGATCGATCCCTTCTACCTGACGTGGAAGGCGCGCGAATACGAACTGCCGACCCGCTTCATCGAGCTCGCGGCAGAGATCAACACGGCCATGCCGCGTCATGTGGTCGATGAGCTGGCGAAGGCGCTGGACCAGCGCTGCGGCAAGGCGCTCAGCCGCTCGCGCATTCTCATCGTGGGGCTCGCCTATAAGAAGAATGTGCCCGATATCCGCGAAAGCCCTTCATTGCGGCTCATTGAACTCATCGAGGATTGGGGCGGCAAGGCGGAATTCCACGATCCGCATGTTATCGAGATACCGACCACACGAGAGCATATGGCGATCAAGGGGCGCCGCTCGGTCGAATTGACCGAGGCGGCCCTGAAAGATTTCGATGCTGTCGTCGTTGCAACCGACCACGACGCGATCGACTATCACACGATCGCTGATCACGCCCCTCTGATCGTCGACACGCGCAATGTTTTTGGCCGCCTCGGGCTAGACCGAGAGACGGTGGTGAAGGCCTGA
- a CDS encoding adenylate/guanylate cyclase domain-containing protein: MSTSYAEISTILMDKVADWLNESALAGNDLEALVNGFCERLAAAGLPLKRVHLSFSMLHPLYDALGFTWVRGQGMEVEGFRKEAGVPSERFLTSPYYHLLSNKLDHLRRRLDPSVLSEFPVFDDLRLMGITDYMAFVHPFSGNTSQGMMGSWSTDSAAGFSDSMISALLRIQSHLAIATKMAVLTKLADNMMTTYLGGDAGRRVLDGQIKRGEGDTIRAALVMGDMRGSSRLAETSGREVYIDTLNQFFDAVAAPFNRNGGQIMSFIGDGFIAVYPCERHRSQSEIACQAALAAAHKASARMMDLNLRRKEQGLSDIKFGIGLHVGNVMFGNVGLTDRLTFSVFGSAVNEVQRLQTLTKKYPHSVLASKDFAGYCGANKWLTLGNEELAGIKQKLTVLSPDLSGALALDEDGAPEPIHGRRSDAEQVMLLHRDAARMAAGDPSKLQ; this comes from the coding sequence ATGAGCACATCGTACGCAGAAATCTCCACCATCCTCATGGATAAGGTTGCCGATTGGCTGAACGAATCGGCGCTGGCGGGCAACGACCTGGAAGCATTGGTAAATGGCTTTTGCGAACGGCTGGCTGCTGCCGGCCTGCCGCTGAAGCGGGTGCATTTGAGCTTCTCGATGCTCCATCCGCTCTATGACGCGCTTGGCTTCACCTGGGTTCGCGGCCAGGGCATGGAAGTGGAAGGCTTCCGCAAGGAGGCCGGTGTGCCGTCTGAAAGATTCCTGACCAGTCCATACTACCATCTGCTCAGCAATAAGCTCGACCATCTGCGACGCCGGCTCGACCCGTCGGTGCTATCGGAGTTTCCTGTTTTCGATGACCTCCGGCTTATGGGCATCACCGATTACATGGCTTTCGTCCATCCCTTCAGCGGCAACACCAGTCAGGGCATGATGGGGTCTTGGTCCACCGACAGCGCCGCGGGCTTCAGCGACAGCATGATTTCGGCGCTGCTGCGCATCCAGAGCCATCTCGCTATCGCCACCAAGATGGCGGTGCTCACCAAGCTCGCTGACAACATGATGACCACCTATCTCGGCGGCGACGCTGGCAGGCGCGTGCTTGACGGCCAGATCAAGCGCGGCGAGGGCGATACAATCCGGGCCGCACTGGTAATGGGAGATATGCGCGGGTCGTCGAGGCTTGCCGAAACTTCCGGCCGCGAAGTCTATATCGATACGCTGAACCAGTTTTTCGACGCCGTTGCCGCACCTTTCAATCGCAACGGCGGGCAGATCATGAGTTTCATTGGTGATGGCTTCATTGCCGTCTACCCTTGCGAAAGGCACCGTTCGCAGTCCGAGATCGCCTGCCAGGCTGCTCTTGCGGCCGCGCACAAGGCCAGCGCGCGCATGATGGATCTCAACCTGCGCCGAAAAGAGCAGGGGTTGTCCGACATCAAATTTGGTATCGGCCTGCATGTCGGCAATGTGATGTTTGGCAATGTCGGGCTTACCGACCGGCTCACATTCTCTGTCTTCGGCTCGGCTGTGAACGAGGTCCAGCGCCTTCAGACCCTGACCAAGAAATATCCGCATAGCGTTCTGGCCAGCAAAGACTTCGCCGGCTATTGCGGTGCCAACAAATGGCTGACGCTCGGCAACGAGGAACTGGCTGGCATCAAGCAGAAGCTGACGGTGCTTTCACCAGATCTGTCGGGAGCTCTCGCACTCGATGAAGACGGTGCGCCGGAGCCGATTCACGGCCGAAGATCGGACGCCGAGCAGGTCATGCTGCTTCACCGCGACGCCGCGCGGATGGCGGCGGGCGACCCGAGTAAGCTCCAGTAA
- a CDS encoding ABC transporter ATP-binding protein: protein MNSSVDLLRIEDVGISFAIMGGPLHAVRRANLRVLPGKVTALVGESGSGKSVLSQAVMGILPNTAHVRGRILFSDPEKPGTTQDILKMSRDGPEIRALRGSRIGKIFQEPMTSLSPLHTIGNQVSESLQIHTPMARAERKARTEEMLSLVGFPNPKRAYDMYPFELSGGLRQRAMIAMALICRPALLIADEPTTALDVTIQAQILQLLRGLQTKLNMAMLLITHDLGVVANVADEVVVMYHGEIMEAGPVEAIFRRPGHPYLKGLMAAVPHFDLKPGERLKALREVPVNVGNLLGKQTAPASKGPDDILLSVRDLTKTFTIRKSGWFGGDHQTSVRAVDGVSFDIKRGECLGLVGESGSGKTTVSKILMRAVTPSGGSVIFNSRDRPIDVLAGEGDALHMLRAKIQMVFQDPVSSLSPRMTVENILSEPLEIHQRGNAASRLATVKSLMQAIGLDPRFIKRYPHSFSGGQRQRIGIARALALGPELLICDEPVSALDVSVQAQILNLLKDLQKELGLTYLFISHNLAVVDYMADRIAVMCGGRIVELAPREILLRKPIHPYTRSLVAAVPFPDLDRPMDFKTLKLSGASDTSAWGPQFRDEGEEDVLSPLDLGGGHLVLARRSADASELRH, encoded by the coding sequence ATGAATTCGAGTGTCGATCTGCTGCGGATCGAAGACGTTGGCATCTCTTTTGCCATCATGGGGGGGCCGTTGCATGCCGTCAGGCGCGCAAATCTTCGCGTCCTGCCCGGTAAGGTTACCGCGCTTGTGGGCGAGTCCGGTTCCGGAAAATCGGTTCTCAGCCAGGCCGTGATGGGCATTTTGCCGAACACAGCCCATGTTCGCGGCCGGATCCTGTTTTCCGATCCTGAAAAGCCCGGCACGACGCAGGATATCCTCAAGATGTCGCGTGATGGGCCCGAAATCCGGGCGTTGAGAGGCAGCCGCATCGGCAAAATCTTTCAGGAGCCGATGACATCGCTGTCGCCGCTGCACACGATCGGCAACCAGGTCAGCGAATCCCTGCAGATTCATACGCCCATGGCTCGGGCGGAGCGCAAGGCGCGGACCGAGGAAATGCTCAGCCTTGTCGGCTTTCCCAATCCCAAGCGCGCCTATGACATGTATCCCTTCGAACTTTCCGGAGGATTGCGTCAGCGCGCCATGATCGCCATGGCGCTTATCTGCCGGCCCGCCCTGTTGATCGCCGATGAGCCGACGACGGCGTTGGACGTCACCATCCAAGCGCAAATCCTGCAATTGCTGCGCGGGCTTCAGACCAAGCTGAACATGGCGATGCTGCTGATCACGCACGACCTCGGCGTGGTCGCCAATGTCGCCGACGAGGTGGTGGTCATGTACCATGGCGAGATCATGGAGGCGGGACCCGTCGAGGCGATATTCCGCCGGCCAGGCCATCCTTACCTTAAGGGCCTGATGGCAGCCGTTCCGCATTTCGACCTGAAGCCTGGCGAAAGGCTAAAGGCGCTGCGCGAGGTGCCGGTGAATGTCGGAAACCTGCTCGGCAAGCAGACCGCGCCGGCATCGAAGGGGCCGGACGACATCCTGCTGTCGGTCAGGGATCTGACAAAGACCTTCACCATCCGCAAGTCCGGATGGTTCGGTGGGGATCATCAAACCTCTGTTCGCGCCGTCGACGGCGTGAGCTTCGACATCAAGCGGGGTGAATGCCTGGGTCTGGTCGGCGAAAGCGGTTCCGGCAAAACCACCGTCAGCAAGATCCTCATGCGGGCTGTCACCCCTAGCGGTGGTTCTGTGATCTTCAACAGCCGCGATCGACCGATCGACGTCCTGGCAGGCGAGGGAGACGCCCTGCACATGCTGCGCGCGAAAATCCAGATGGTCTTCCAAGACCCGGTTTCGTCGCTTTCACCTCGCATGACGGTGGAGAACATCTTGAGCGAGCCGCTGGAAATTCATCAGCGTGGCAATGCCGCATCCCGGTTAGCCACGGTCAAGAGCCTGATGCAGGCAATCGGGCTCGATCCGCGCTTCATCAAGCGTTATCCGCACAGTTTCTCAGGCGGGCAGCGTCAGCGGATCGGCATCGCGCGCGCGTTGGCGCTGGGGCCTGAACTGCTGATCTGCGACGAGCCGGTTTCAGCGCTCGACGTCTCCGTCCAGGCGCAGATCCTGAACCTTCTGAAGGACCTGCAGAAGGAACTGGGACTGACCTATCTGTTCATATCCCATAACCTGGCGGTGGTGGACTACATGGCAGACCGCATCGCGGTGATGTGCGGGGGGCGTATCGTCGAGCTAGCGCCGCGCGAAATTCTGCTCAGGAAACCGATCCACCCCTACACGCGCTCACTGGTCGCCGCAGTACCTTTCCCCGATCTCGACAGGCCGATGGATTTCAAGACGCTGAAGCTCAGCGGCGCTTCCGACACCAGCGCATGGGGACCGCAATTCCGCGACGAGGGCGAAGAGGACGTGCTGTCGCCGCTCGATCTTGGCGGCGGCCACCTTGTTCTGGCCCGACGCTCGGCCGATGCCAGCGAGCTACGCCATTGA
- a CDS encoding ABC transporter substrate-binding protein: MISRRTVLGLMASAFVPSTLHAGDLEPEFLQPLLKALALPALAKRLPKSPRVVNLAAMGRQPGQYGGTLRTIIGSQKDIRMMTIYGYARLVGYDEKLNLQPDILESFDVADDRVFTFKLREGHKWSDGSLLTPEDFRYCWEDVWLNDELTQGGLTPTLLADGKPPRFEIVDPLTVRYSWDAPNPDFLPKLAAASPLSLVLPAAYLKQFHKKYQDPFRLAGLMEENRAKKWTLLHIRMSRQYRPENPELPTLDPWQNRTKPPAEQFVFERNPFFHRIDENGRQLPYIDRVVMNVSSSAIISAKTGAGESDLQCMGIDFADYAFLKDAEKRYPVKMHLWKRTQGSRLALLPNLNCADPVWRDLLRDVRVRRALSLAVDRREINLAVFYGLAQESADTVLPESPLYRPEFARAWVAHDPDRANALLDEVGLKARDDDGLRILPDGRPAQVIVETAGESTLETDALELITDHWRQVGIALFVRTSQRDIFRSRALGGEIMMSIWSGIDNGVPTADMNPSQLAPTMDDQLQWPLWGAHYLSHGTVGEAPDLPPVVELMALLKRWNVSTEAAERAEIWNSMLSIYTDQVFSIGTVNGTHQPVLASSRLRNLPDKALYGYDPTAYFGVYMMDTFWLGES, encoded by the coding sequence TTGATCAGCCGGCGCACCGTCCTTGGACTCATGGCTTCGGCATTTGTGCCGAGCACGTTGCACGCCGGCGATCTGGAGCCGGAATTTCTTCAGCCGCTGCTGAAGGCCCTGGCGCTGCCGGCACTCGCCAAGCGCTTGCCCAAGAGCCCGCGCGTGGTGAACCTCGCTGCGATGGGCCGGCAGCCCGGCCAGTACGGCGGCACGCTGCGCACGATCATCGGCAGCCAAAAAGACATCCGGATGATGACCATCTACGGATATGCTCGCCTGGTCGGCTATGACGAAAAGCTCAACCTGCAGCCCGATATTCTCGAAAGTTTCGACGTGGCGGACGATCGTGTCTTCACTTTCAAGCTACGGGAAGGACATAAATGGTCTGACGGCAGCCTGCTGACGCCAGAGGATTTTCGCTATTGCTGGGAAGATGTCTGGCTGAACGATGAGCTTACGCAAGGCGGGCTCACCCCGACCCTGCTGGCGGACGGCAAGCCGCCACGCTTCGAGATCGTCGATCCGTTGACAGTCCGCTATAGCTGGGATGCGCCTAATCCCGACTTCCTGCCCAAGCTCGCTGCCGCTTCGCCGCTATCGCTTGTTCTGCCGGCCGCCTATCTCAAGCAGTTCCACAAGAAATACCAGGACCCATTCCGGCTTGCCGGCTTAATGGAGGAGAACAGGGCCAAGAAATGGACGCTCCTGCATATCCGCATGTCGCGCCAGTATCGCCCGGAGAACCCGGAACTGCCGACGCTCGATCCCTGGCAGAACCGGACCAAGCCACCGGCCGAGCAGTTCGTCTTTGAGCGGAACCCGTTCTTTCATCGAATAGACGAGAATGGCCGGCAACTGCCGTACATTGACCGGGTTGTCATGAATGTCAGCTCGTCGGCGATCATTTCCGCCAAGACCGGTGCGGGCGAGAGCGACCTGCAATGCATGGGAATCGACTTTGCCGACTACGCCTTCCTGAAGGACGCGGAGAAGCGCTACCCGGTGAAGATGCATCTGTGGAAACGCACACAGGGTTCGCGGCTGGCGCTGCTGCCCAACCTCAATTGTGCCGACCCGGTGTGGCGTGACCTTCTTCGCGACGTGCGCGTGCGCCGCGCGCTTTCGCTCGCAGTGGACAGGCGCGAGATCAACTTGGCCGTGTTCTATGGATTGGCGCAGGAAAGTGCCGATACAGTCCTGCCGGAGAGCCCGCTTTACCGGCCGGAATTCGCGAGAGCCTGGGTCGCCCACGATCCCGACCGAGCCAACGCCCTGCTCGACGAGGTCGGGCTTAAGGCGCGCGACGATGACGGTCTGCGGATCCTTCCCGATGGACGCCCGGCGCAGGTCATCGTGGAAACGGCCGGCGAAAGCACGCTGGAAACGGACGCGCTCGAACTCATCACCGATCACTGGCGGCAGGTCGGCATCGCCCTGTTCGTCCGGACTTCGCAGCGAGACATCTTCCGCAGCCGCGCGCTAGGTGGCGAGATCATGATGTCGATTTGGTCGGGTATCGACAATGGTGTGCCGACCGCCGACATGAACCCGTCCCAGTTGGCCCCCACCATGGACGACCAGCTGCAATGGCCGCTCTGGGGTGCTCACTACCTGTCTCACGGCACGGTCGGCGAGGCGCCCGATCTTCCGCCTGTCGTTGAGTTGATGGCTTTGCTCAAGCGCTGGAACGTTTCGACCGAAGCCGCGGAGCGCGCCGAAATCTGGAATTCAATGCTGTCGATCTACACCGATCAGGTGTTTTCGATCGGCACGGTGAACGGAACGCATCAGCCGGTTCTGGCGTCCTCGAGGCTGCGCAATCTGCCTGACAAGGCGCTCTACGGCTACGATCCGACCGCCTATTTCGGTGTCTATATGATGGACACATTCTGGCTTGGAGAGTCCTGA